From the genome of Deinococcus sp. AJ005, one region includes:
- a CDS encoding UDP-glucuronic acid decarboxylase family protein: MAPKNILLTGSAGFVGSHLTERFLADGHTVIGVDNYISGQPANTALFANHPNFKFIQADVSEGIPYKAAAFDGQTLDFVLHFASPASPPHYQQFPIETLMVGAQGTQNALELAHAHGATFLLASTSEVYGDPQVHPQPESYWGHVNPNGLRSCYDEAKRYAEAITFAYHRHHGVDTRVIRIFNTYGPRMRPDDGRVVTNLVMQALAGGPLTVYGDGQQTRSFQYVTDLVAGIVALMGLPESEVVHGPVNLGNPDEYTILEFAQVIRELIEPGLEIIHEPLPADDPRQRKPDISRARELLGWAPGVDLRAGLTRTVESFRQQVLQA; the protein is encoded by the coding sequence ATAGCCCCCAAGAACATCCTGCTCACGGGCAGCGCCGGATTCGTGGGCAGCCACCTAACCGAGCGGTTTCTTGCCGACGGCCACACAGTCATCGGCGTCGACAATTACATCTCCGGGCAGCCCGCCAACACGGCGCTGTTTGCGAATCACCCGAACTTCAAATTCATTCAGGCGGATGTCAGTGAGGGGATTCCCTACAAGGCCGCCGCGTTCGATGGCCAGACGCTGGACTTCGTGCTGCACTTTGCCAGCCCGGCCAGTCCGCCGCACTATCAGCAGTTTCCCATCGAAACCCTGATGGTGGGCGCGCAGGGGACCCAGAACGCGCTGGAACTGGCCCACGCGCATGGGGCCACGTTTCTGCTGGCCTCCACCTCCGAGGTCTACGGCGATCCGCAGGTGCATCCGCAGCCCGAGAGCTACTGGGGCCACGTCAACCCCAACGGCCTGCGGAGCTGCTACGACGAGGCCAAGCGCTACGCCGAGGCCATCACCTTCGCGTACCACCGGCACCACGGCGTGGATACCCGCGTGATCCGAATTTTTAACACCTACGGCCCGCGCATGCGCCCCGACGACGGGCGCGTGGTCACCAATCTGGTGATGCAGGCGCTGGCCGGGGGACCGCTGACGGTCTACGGCGACGGCCAGCAGACCCGCAGTTTCCAGTACGTGACCGATCTGGTGGCCGGCATCGTGGCCCTGATGGGCCTGCCCGAGAGTGAGGTGGTCCACGGCCCGGTCAATCTGGGCAACCCCGACGAGTACACCATCCTGGAGTTTGCGCAGGTGATCCGCGAGTTGATCGAGCCGGGTCTGGAAATCATTCATGAACCGCTGCCCGCCGACGATCCCCGCCAGCGCAAACCTGATATTTCCCGTGCCCGCGAGCTGCTGGGCTGGGCACCGGGGGTGGACCTGCGCGCGGGCCTGACGCGCACGGTGGAGAGCTTCCGCCAGCAGGTGTTGCAGGCGTGA
- a CDS encoding UDP-glucose/GDP-mannose dehydrogenase family protein: MPHSPTLRTPMKVAVVGTGYVGLGTAALLAYFGHQVMGLDIDQDKVDMLVRGELPIYEPGLGELMAECGDRLNWTTDYSAAIPDADVIFICVGTPPLPGGQPDLRYLAAAAQDVARHLNGKMQVVVNKSTVPVGTGDWVARIIEENAPDYKQHQYNVVSNPEFLREGTALFDSLYPDRLVLGGNDGAGVSRLLELYAPLIEQDFQAPAHVPRPQGYTRPEVVATSLSSAEMIKYAANAFLALKISFANEIAGLCERVDADIEEVARGIGSDARIGRQFLSAGAGWGGSCFGKDTSALISTGEEYGYDMPILRAAVAVNQGQRQLVIAKLQKHLHRLQGKRVAVLGMAFKPNTDDLRDAPAHDAIARLNELGATVVAHDPVAMPRARREWGHLNYTEASSAADALIGADAVLLMTEWKDYTEMDWNGAVRTMRQPLVIDTRNALRVALPTATLEQIGRRGQGQVSQHQISSSQVSSSQVSHEQTASQAKK, translated from the coding sequence ATGCCACATTCCCCTACCTTGCGCACCCCCATGAAAGTCGCCGTCGTGGGCACGGGCTATGTCGGCCTGGGCACCGCCGCCCTGCTCGCCTATTTTGGCCATCAGGTGATGGGCCTAGACATTGATCAGGACAAGGTGGACATGCTCGTGCGCGGCGAATTGCCGATCTATGAGCCGGGGCTGGGCGAACTGATGGCCGAGTGCGGGGACCGACTGAACTGGACCACCGACTATTCGGCGGCCATTCCAGACGCGGACGTGATCTTTATCTGCGTGGGCACGCCGCCGCTGCCGGGCGGACAGCCGGACCTGCGCTATCTGGCAGCGGCGGCGCAGGACGTGGCGCGGCACCTGAATGGCAAGATGCAGGTGGTGGTCAATAAGAGTACGGTGCCGGTGGGCACCGGGGACTGGGTGGCGCGGATCATCGAGGAAAATGCCCCGGACTACAAGCAGCACCAGTACAACGTGGTCAGCAACCCCGAATTCCTGCGCGAAGGCACGGCGCTGTTCGACAGCCTGTACCCGGACCGGCTGGTGCTGGGCGGCAACGACGGCGCGGGCGTGTCCCGCCTGCTGGAACTGTACGCCCCGCTGATCGAGCAGGACTTCCAGGCCCCGGCGCATGTGCCCCGGCCCCAGGGGTATACCCGCCCGGAAGTGGTGGCCACCAGTCTGAGCAGCGCCGAGATGATCAAGTACGCCGCCAACGCTTTTCTGGCCCTCAAGATCAGCTTCGCCAACGAGATCGCCGGGCTGTGCGAGCGTGTGGACGCCGATATCGAGGAAGTGGCGCGCGGCATCGGCAGCGACGCGCGCATCGGGCGGCAGTTCCTGTCGGCGGGGGCAGGCTGGGGCGGCTCGTGCTTCGGCAAGGACACCTCCGCGCTGATCAGCACCGGCGAGGAATACGGCTACGACATGCCCATTCTGCGCGCCGCTGTGGCGGTCAACCAGGGCCAGCGGCAACTGGTGATCGCCAAGCTGCAAAAGCATCTGCACCGGCTTCAGGGCAAGCGCGTGGCCGTGCTGGGCATGGCCTTTAAACCCAACACCGACGACCTGCGCGACGCCCCGGCCCACGACGCCATAGCCCGCCTGAACGAGCTGGGCGCGACGGTGGTGGCGCATGACCCGGTGGCGATGCCGCGCGCCCGCCGCGAGTGGGGCCATCTGAATTACACCGAGGCCAGCTCTGCTGCAGACGCCCTGATCGGCGCGGACGCCGTGCTGCTGATGACCGAGTGGAAGGACTACACCGAAATGGACTGGAACGGCGCGGTGCGGACCATGCGTCAGCCGCTGGTGATCGACACCCGCAATGCCCTGCGCGTCGCGCTGCCCACCGCCACGCTGGAGCAGATCGGACGGCGCGGTCAGGGCCAGGTCAGCCAGCATCAGATCAGTTCCAGCCAGGTCAGTTCCAGCCAGGTCAGCCACGAGCAGACCGCGTCTCAGGCGAAAAAGTGA
- a CDS encoding NPCBM/NEW2 domain-containing protein, giving the protein MSEEIQDKRPARWARGMALALLGTGLLIGCKPSDPPKPTDPYAGGQSYPWTGKADASPRPLTQGRNDLSDLSYSSASNAWGPIELNKSNGSQLPGDGQPLKIGTQTFAKGIGVHAGSTLTYTLNGNCSTFSATVGIDAEVGTRGSVVFQVYGDGKLLAASGTMTGVSAPKVFSVSVKGVKELKLVVTDAGDGIAYDHADWADAQVSCEVLPGADVTPPVAPKSLTATATSGGIALNWADNSEPDLAGYRVSRSSSTGGTFTVLTTTLLTASAYTDTAAPQGVPSYYQVVAVDKSGNVSAPSNTASATRPQSGTAKLQTLDGGPFADRLVFSRIGSLATPPSNGVHDRATLRITNTGSGALQVTGLPITGAWEVDPKLTLPLDLAPGKTQDVQVVFKAQGTSPVGKVHSGTLTVESSDAAAPKQVIQLAGMWQGLSESGQEPSLEEIVEGGFGFKTAFAPGSDVNQEGRVAPQGDEVIAPYWQRIDATAPVTVQQLAAYHTQGDAATLKWFSKGGSDGPAILTQAGIDGQSVLPRKNGTNAPAVATFLPAATFGFRVDSESSDPTLNDQNADRGNKCTDPCGQHVRFFKARDRAGQIMPGSYLLVMDYSGINYDYNDNIYLIGNLKPASILIDVGLTPAGGQFTDPQGNVWFSDRDRNDYALFTPKTAKNEPDGGPNTALDILGTTNDTLYRTYRGNVGSLTPRAISFDIPLENGPQTLRLHFADLAHTTAGKRVFDVVAEGQNVLPKLDIVQQAGNGNTALVKTVNVQVTGGVLNLTLSASVDYPSIAGIEIVR; this is encoded by the coding sequence ATGAGCGAAGAGATACAGGACAAGAGGCCGGCCAGATGGGCCAGAGGAATGGCGCTGGCGCTGCTGGGAACAGGATTACTGATCGGCTGCAAGCCGTCCGATCCTCCCAAACCCACGGACCCCTACGCGGGTGGTCAGTCCTATCCCTGGACAGGCAAAGCAGACGCCTCCCCCAGACCCCTGACCCAGGGCCGGAATGACCTGTCCGATCTGAGCTACAGCTCGGCCAGCAACGCCTGGGGACCTATTGAGCTGAATAAAAGTAACGGCAGTCAACTGCCCGGCGACGGCCAGCCCCTCAAGATCGGCACCCAGACCTTCGCCAAAGGGATCGGCGTGCATGCGGGCAGCACGCTGACCTACACCCTGAACGGCAACTGCTCCACTTTCAGCGCCACCGTGGGTATTGACGCAGAGGTGGGAACGCGGGGCAGCGTGGTTTTTCAGGTTTATGGAGATGGCAAACTGCTGGCCGCAAGTGGAACGATGACGGGGGTCAGTGCCCCCAAGGTGTTCTCGGTTTCCGTCAAGGGCGTCAAGGAACTGAAGCTGGTGGTCACGGACGCCGGGGACGGCATCGCATATGACCACGCCGACTGGGCCGACGCGCAGGTGAGCTGCGAGGTGCTTCCGGGAGCCGACGTCACGCCGCCGGTGGCCCCGAAGAGCCTGACTGCCACAGCCACCAGCGGAGGCATTGCCCTGAACTGGGCCGACAACTCCGAACCCGATCTGGCGGGCTACCGCGTGTCGCGTTCGTCCAGCACTGGTGGCACATTCACCGTGCTGACCACCACCCTGCTGACGGCCTCCGCCTACACCGACACCGCCGCGCCGCAGGGCGTACCCTCGTACTATCAGGTGGTGGCGGTGGACAAGAGCGGGAACGTCTCGGCCCCCAGCAACACGGCCAGCGCCACCCGGCCCCAGTCGGGCACGGCCAAGCTGCAAACGCTGGACGGCGGCCCCTTCGCGGACCGACTGGTCTTCAGCCGCATCGGCTCGCTGGCCACCCCACCCAGCAATGGCGTGCATGACCGCGCCACGCTGCGGATCACCAACACGGGCAGCGGTGCCTTGCAGGTCACGGGCCTGCCCATCACGGGGGCCTGGGAGGTGGACCCCAAACTGACCCTGCCGCTGGACCTCGCCCCGGGCAAGACCCAGGACGTGCAGGTCGTTTTCAAGGCGCAGGGCACTTCGCCAGTCGGCAAGGTCCACAGCGGCACCCTGACCGTGGAATCCAGCGACGCGGCAGCCCCCAAGCAGGTCATTCAGCTTGCGGGCATGTGGCAGGGCCTGTCCGAGAGCGGGCAGGAGCCTTCGCTGGAAGAGATCGTGGAAGGCGGCTTCGGCTTCAAGACGGCCTTTGCACCGGGCAGCGACGTGAATCAGGAGGGCCGGGTGGCTCCCCAGGGGGACGAGGTGATCGCGCCGTACTGGCAGCGCATCGACGCCACCGCGCCTGTGACCGTTCAGCAACTGGCCGCCTACCACACCCAGGGCGACGCAGCCACCCTGAAATGGTTTTCCAAGGGCGGCAGCGACGGCCCCGCCATCCTGACCCAGGCGGGCATCGACGGTCAGTCGGTGCTGCCCCGCAAGAACGGCACCAACGCTCCGGCGGTGGCCACCTTCTTGCCGGCTGCCACCTTTGGCTTCAGGGTAGACAGCGAGAGCAGCGATCCCACGCTGAACGACCAGAACGCGGACCGGGGCAATAAGTGTACAGACCCCTGCGGCCAGCATGTGCGCTTTTTCAAGGCCAGGGACCGGGCAGGCCAGATCATGCCCGGCAGTTACCTGCTGGTCATGGATTACTCGGGCATCAACTACGACTACAACGACAACATCTACCTGATCGGCAACCTCAAGCCCGCCTCCATCCTGATCGATGTGGGCCTCACGCCTGCTGGGGGCCAGTTCACCGATCCGCAGGGCAATGTGTGGTTCTCGGACCGGGACCGCAACGATTACGCGCTGTTCACGCCGAAGACAGCCAAGAATGAGCCAGACGGCGGCCCCAACACGGCCCTCGACATTCTGGGCACCACCAACGACACGCTGTACCGCACCTACCGGGGCAACGTGGGTAGCCTGACGCCGCGCGCCATCAGCTTCGATATTCCGCTGGAAAACGGCCCGCAGACGCTCCGGCTGCATTTCGCCGATCTGGCACACACCACTGCGGGTAAGCGGGTCTTCGACGTGGTGGCCGAGGGTCAGAACGTGCTGCCTAAGCTGGATATCGTGCAGCAGGCCGGGAACGGCAACACCGCGCTGGTCAAGACCGTGAACGTGCAGGTCACGGGTGGTGTCCTGAATCTCACCCTGAGCGCCTCGGTGGACTACCCTTCCATTGCGGGTATCGAGATCGTGCGCTGA
- a CDS encoding glycosyltransferase codes for MKVLHLSTSDGGGGAARGAFWLHQALDAHLDSAMLVQNKVTDDPKVTQARPALASKLARRTERVVRERLGPLEYFSPAALNLPLHHQVNALRPDVVNLHWINDGFLSPESLTGIRAPVVWTLRDLWPMTGGCHYAQDCTRFEAECGHCPALGSTRPDDYSRTLHRRKSQSWNRRPLTLVALSHWLADEARRSSLFAGRRTVVIPNALDTAVFRPQERQAARTASGLVAGLDVAADQRLILFGAMNPLSDTRKGFAELRRATEILARRPDAHTLELVVFGPLYGQTPPPMSLKTHFLGSVDDDHALATLYAGADLTVMPSLEEAFGKVAMESMACGTPVVCFDGSGPADIVDHHVNGYLARHGDAPDLAAGIAFLLDHPEPRALEAAALAKVMAHYTFERQARMYSDLYAQVLEETRERSKADVRA; via the coding sequence ATGAAGGTGCTGCACCTGAGTACCAGTGACGGCGGCGGCGGCGCGGCGCGGGGCGCGTTCTGGCTGCATCAGGCGCTAGACGCGCACCTGGATTCGGCCATGCTGGTGCAGAACAAGGTCACGGATGATCCGAAGGTGACACAGGCCCGCCCAGCACTGGCCTCGAAGCTGGCGCGGCGAACCGAGCGTGTGGTGCGCGAGCGCCTGGGGCCGCTGGAATATTTCTCGCCCGCTGCCCTGAACCTGCCGCTGCACCATCAGGTCAATGCCCTGCGGCCCGACGTGGTCAACCTGCACTGGATCAACGACGGCTTCCTGAGTCCCGAGAGCCTGACGGGCATTCGCGCGCCGGTGGTCTGGACCCTGCGGGACCTGTGGCCCATGACTGGCGGCTGCCACTACGCCCAGGACTGCACACGTTTCGAGGCTGAGTGCGGCCACTGCCCGGCGCTCGGGTCCACGCGCCCGGACGACTATTCGCGCACGCTGCACCGCCGCAAGTCACAGTCCTGGAACCGCCGCCCGCTCACGCTGGTGGCCCTGAGCCACTGGCTGGCTGACGAGGCGAGGCGCAGTTCACTGTTCGCCGGACGCCGCACGGTGGTCATTCCCAATGCACTGGACACGGCAGTTTTCAGGCCCCAGGAGCGGCAGGCGGCCCGCACGGCATCCGGTCTAGTGGCGGGTCTGGACGTGGCGGCAGACCAGCGGCTGATCCTGTTCGGGGCCATGAATCCACTGAGCGACACCCGCAAGGGTTTTGCAGAACTGCGCCGCGCCACCGAGATCCTGGCCCGGCGGCCCGATGCCCACACCCTTGAGCTGGTGGTCTTCGGGCCGCTGTACGGTCAGACCCCACCGCCCATGTCCCTGAAGACCCATTTTCTGGGTTCCGTGGACGATGACCACGCCCTGGCCACCCTGTACGCGGGCGCGGACCTGACGGTGATGCCCTCGCTGGAGGAAGCCTTCGGCAAGGTAGCAATGGAATCGATGGCCTGCGGGACCCCGGTGGTCTGTTTTGATGGCAGCGGACCCGCCGACATCGTGGATCACCACGTCAACGGCTATCTGGCCCGGCACGGCGATGCGCCTGATCTGGCTGCCGGGATCGCCTTCCTGCTGGACCACCCCGAACCCCGCGCGCTGGAGGCTGCCGCGCTGGCGAAAGTCATGGCGCACTACACCTTCGAGCGGCAGGCCCGGATGTATTCAGACCTGTATGCCCAAGTCCTGGAAGAGACGCGGGAGCGCAGCAAAGCGGACGTCCGCGCATGA
- a CDS encoding oligosaccharide flippase family protein, producing MFIVALMGLVFSAILSRLLKPKEFGVVASAYVLQRFGQFIDDLGVGQALVQNPN from the coding sequence ATGTTCATCGTCGCGCTGATGGGTCTGGTCTTCTCGGCCATTCTGTCGCGCCTGCTGAAGCCCAAGGAGTTTGGTGTGGTGGCCAGCGCCTACGTCTTGCAGCGCTTCGGCCAGTTCATCGACGATCTGGGCGTGGGTCAGGCACTGGTGCAAAACCCGAACTGA
- a CDS encoding oligosaccharide flippase family protein: MVVISTSLLRRQLNFRPLLIGEVVSLVIGHGLFGLGAAYLGFGAFSLAISAVAQALIQMIILYAYTRHSLRLTFRPESYRALYAFATRVTVINFLEFVSSSLDTLMLGRLYPQAELGIYKRAYNTVGVPALAFATSLTQVLAPSFSSIQSESERLRRAHHSALVALLIVMSCVEGGIFVAAPEVVAVLLGSQFVGAVILVKIFGLLVPFMVSSNLAGVLAEATAQLRVKTNIQAVYLVALALSFWTVYSLGGSVEAIALVMLGAIIVRNLAFELMVRSIVGGGRDILKSYGVGVLCGLGTAALFYAVIVPLRGLGLSLPLLFIAELLLGGLALGVAIFLGPPNELKSLALRAVPAVTSRLRRVTGKGS; the protein is encoded by the coding sequence ATGGTGGTCATCTCGACCAGCCTGCTGCGCCGCCAGCTCAATTTCCGGCCTCTGCTGATCGGTGAGGTGGTGTCGCTGGTCATCGGTCACGGGCTGTTCGGGCTGGGGGCCGCCTACCTGGGTTTCGGCGCATTCAGTCTGGCGATCAGCGCGGTGGCGCAGGCCCTGATCCAGATGATCATCCTGTACGCCTACACCCGCCACAGCCTGCGCCTGACCTTTCGCCCGGAGTCCTACCGCGCGCTGTATGCCTTTGCCACCCGCGTAACAGTCATCAATTTTCTGGAATTCGTGAGTTCCAGCCTGGACACCCTGATGCTGGGACGGCTGTATCCCCAGGCAGAACTGGGCATCTACAAACGGGCCTACAACACGGTGGGCGTTCCGGCCCTGGCCTTCGCGACCAGCCTGACCCAGGTGCTGGCCCCGTCATTCAGTTCGATCCAGAGCGAATCCGAGCGCCTGCGGCGTGCCCACCATTCGGCCCTGGTGGCCCTGCTGATCGTCATGTCCTGCGTGGAGGGTGGCATTTTCGTGGCCGCCCCCGAAGTCGTGGCGGTGCTGTTAGGATCACAGTTCGTGGGGGCCGTGATCCTGGTCAAGATCTTCGGCCTGCTGGTGCCGTTCATGGTCTCCAGCAATCTGGCCGGGGTGCTGGCCGAGGCCACCGCGCAACTGCGGGTCAAGACCAATATCCAGGCCGTGTATCTGGTGGCCTTAGCACTGAGCTTCTGGACGGTCTACAGCCTGGGCGGCAGCGTGGAGGCCATTGCGCTGGTCATGCTGGGGGCCATCATCGTGCGAAATCTGGCCTTCGAGCTGATGGTCCGTTCCATCGTGGGGGGCGGGCGCGACATACTGAAATCCTACGGTGTCGGCGTGCTGTGCGGTCTGGGCACGGCAGCCCTCTTTTACGCCGTGATCGTGCCCCTGCGCGGTCTGGGGCTGTCGTTGCCCCTGCTGTTCATCGCTGAACTGCTGCTGGGCGGGCTGGCGCTGGGCGTGGCCATCTTCCTGGGGCCACCCAATGAACTCAAGTCTCTGGCCCTGCGCGCGGTGCCCGCCGTCACCAGCCGCCTGCGCCGCGTGACCGGAAAGGGAAGCTGA
- a CDS encoding YigZ family protein: MSDLPSPFTTLAGEHRHSAVVENSEFLAFAARADTPPEALAYLETVKARYPDATHHCWAYQIGAEYRFNDDGEPGGTAGAPMLRAIGGQGLDHVMAVVVRYYGGVKLGTGGLVRAYGGTAAECLRTALRLEVRPRQPLRVRVPFPHLSALYHLLDTFDTARGEEEYTVLGIEMSLGLFPEDVEAFTAALADATRGEAQVE; the protein is encoded by the coding sequence TTGTCTGACCTCCCGTCCCCCTTCACCACCCTGGCCGGGGAACACCGCCACAGTGCCGTGGTGGAGAACAGCGAATTTCTGGCCTTCGCCGCGCGGGCCGACACGCCGCCCGAAGCCCTGGCGTACCTGGAAACGGTCAAAGCGCGCTATCCTGACGCCACGCACCACTGCTGGGCCTATCAGATTGGGGCCGAGTACCGTTTTAACGACGACGGCGAACCAGGGGGCACGGCGGGCGCGCCAATGCTGCGGGCCATCGGGGGCCAGGGACTGGATCACGTCATGGCCGTGGTGGTGCGCTATTACGGCGGCGTCAAGCTGGGAACGGGCGGTCTGGTGCGCGCTTACGGCGGGACGGCGGCGGAATGTCTGAGAACGGCGCTCCGGCTGGAGGTCCGCCCGCGTCAGCCGCTGCGGGTGCGCGTGCCGTTCCCGCACCTGAGTGCCCTGTACCATCTGCTGGACACCTTCGACACCGCGCGCGGCGAGGAGGAGTACACCGTGTTGGGAATAGAGATGTCGCTGGGCCTCTTCCCGGAAGACGTGGAGGCGTTCACGGCAGCCCTGGCGGACGCGACGCGCGGTGAGGCGCAGGTGGAATGA
- a CDS encoding NUDIX hydrolase, whose translation MPDFPLSVHPNWATLTEDAAQPWDTLESRQLVDGYRVVLEDRVRVREGVETLYQYRPRGPRAVFVLPVTAAGEAVLIRQYRYPLRASIMEVVAGGVERGEDLLPAAARELLEEVGGVSHDWVPLPGFYPQPSISGVVFYAALALNVTLGETHHEDTETIERVVLPLPEAYRMLEAGEIQDGPSGLTLFHARRHLVERGLL comes from the coding sequence ATGCCTGACTTTCCCCTGTCCGTTCATCCCAACTGGGCCACGCTGACCGAAGACGCCGCCCAGCCCTGGGACACGCTGGAAAGCCGCCAACTGGTGGACGGTTACCGGGTGGTGCTGGAAGACCGCGTGCGGGTGAGGGAGGGCGTGGAAACGCTGTACCAGTACCGTCCGCGTGGACCGCGCGCCGTGTTCGTGCTGCCGGTCACGGCGGCAGGGGAGGCGGTGCTGATCCGCCAGTACCGCTACCCGTTGCGCGCCAGCATCATGGAAGTCGTCGCGGGCGGCGTGGAGCGCGGCGAGGACCTGTTGCCCGCCGCCGCCCGCGAACTGCTCGAAGAGGTGGGCGGCGTGAGCCACGACTGGGTGCCGCTTCCTGGTTTTTACCCGCAGCCGAGCATCAGCGGCGTGGTCTTTTACGCTGCGCTGGCCCTGAACGTGACGCTGGGCGAGACCCACCACGAGGACACTGAGACCATCGAGCGCGTGGTGCTACCGCTGCCGGAGGCGTACCGCATGCTGGAGGCCGGGGAAATTCAGGACGGTCCCAGCGGCTTGACACTGTTCCACGCGCGGCGGCATCTGGTGGAGCGCGGGCTGCTGTAG
- a CDS encoding DUF4403 family protein — MTPDLHPAASLTLPLLLPYSELSRLGTAWAAEQVFMLPLPTAPTLRVTNIHLSAAGPRLKATVSVQSSGLLGLKATFTLSGTPVLDRAEQVLTLKDVALNTHKDGLSGRLLGLLADARVTGYLTRLARVDLSPRLAQARAEAQNRLPFSPVDGVEVTGTVTHLMVSGLEVTPNALLLTAVAGGDLCVTLKADGLLPPAQPVTVTPR, encoded by the coding sequence ATGACCCCAGACCTCCACCCCGCCGCCTCGCTGACCCTGCCCCTTCTCCTGCCATATTCGGAACTGTCGCGGCTGGGCACCGCCTGGGCGGCAGAGCAGGTTTTCATGCTGCCACTGCCGACTGCGCCCACGTTGCGCGTGACGAACATCCACCTGAGCGCCGCCGGGCCGCGCCTCAAGGCCACCGTTTCAGTCCAGAGCAGCGGGCTGCTGGGCCTGAAGGCCACCTTCACTCTGTCTGGAACCCCGGTGCTGGACCGGGCTGAGCAGGTGCTGACGCTGAAAGACGTGGCCCTGAACACCCACAAAGACGGCCTGAGCGGACGGCTGCTGGGCCTGCTGGCCGACGCCCGTGTGACGGGATATCTGACGCGTCTGGCACGCGTGGACCTTAGCCCCCGGCTGGCGCAGGCGCGTGCCGAGGCGCAGAACCGCCTTCCCTTCTCGCCTGTGGACGGGGTCGAGGTAACGGGGACGGTCACGCACCTGATGGTGTCAGGGCTGGAAGTCACCCCCAACGCGCTGCTGCTGACCGCCGTGGCAGGTGGGGACCTGTGCGTGACCTTGAAGGCGGACGGGTTGCTGCCGCCCGCTCAGCCAGTCACGGTAACGCCGCGCTAG
- the folK gene encoding 2-amino-4-hydroxy-6-hydroxymethyldihydropteridine diphosphokinase: MRNPAPSDSDVDAYIALGANLGHPLETLRWAVAEVGLLGEVCGISKLYRTAPVGGPPGQPDYLNAALCLRTRLPPLELLAALHDTEARAGRERRERWEARVLDLDLILYGNRVEAGPTLTLPHPRAWERAFVLAPLADLNAGLAHPQTGETVGQALARTDGSGLGIGATDWLSSS; encoded by the coding sequence TTGAGGAACCCGGCCCCGAGCGACTCGGATGTGGACGCCTACATCGCTCTGGGCGCGAATCTGGGTCATCCGCTGGAAACCCTGCGCTGGGCCGTGGCTGAGGTCGGTTTGCTGGGCGAGGTTTGTGGCATTTCAAAGCTGTACCGGACGGCCCCCGTCGGCGGCCCACCGGGTCAGCCGGACTATCTGAATGCGGCGCTGTGCTTGCGGACCCGCCTCCCACCGCTGGAACTGCTGGCGGCCCTGCATGACACCGAGGCCCGCGCTGGACGCGAACGCCGCGAGCGCTGGGAGGCACGGGTGCTGGACCTCGATCTGATTCTTTATGGCAACCGCGTGGAGGCTGGGCCGACGCTGACCCTGCCGCATCCGCGCGCCTGGGAGCGGGCCTTCGTTCTCGCTCCCTTGGCAGATCTGAACGCAGGGCTGGCGCACCCGCAGACGGGCGAGACAGTGGGGCAGGCGCTGGCGCGGACGGACGGGTCAGGGCTTGGGATAGGAGCGACGGACTGGCTGAGTTCTTCATGA
- the folB gene encoding dihydroneopterin aldolase produces the protein MSRVVLEGLEFHARHGVYDTEGVLGARFVVDAELYYDFAGLPDELSAAVNYAAVYIAIQEEVTGKRHQLIEVLTDRIARRILNDQPRLARVTVRVHKPFAPLPGVFRDVFAELTLEQPAP, from the coding sequence ATGAGCCGCGTGGTGCTGGAAGGGCTGGAATTTCATGCCCGGCACGGCGTTTACGATACTGAGGGCGTGCTGGGCGCGCGTTTTGTGGTGGACGCCGAGCTGTATTACGATTTTGCTGGACTGCCCGACGAGCTGAGTGCCGCCGTCAATTACGCCGCCGTCTACATCGCCATTCAGGAGGAAGTCACGGGGAAGCGTCATCAACTGATTGAGGTATTGACGGACCGGATTGCCCGGCGCATCCTGAATGATCAGCCCAGGCTGGCCCGTGTGACCGTGCGCGTGCATAAGCCGTTTGCCCCGCTGCCCGGCGTGTTCCGCGACGTTTTTGCCGAGCTGACGCTGGAACAGCCTGCACCTTGA